tccgaaaaagcctacacGGCTACGGTTAACGTGtgagctaagatcaacgatagaatatacgttagtctactcatggcaaaaacgagTGTAGCGCCAGTAAAGacaatttcactaccaagattagagttatgcggtgccgtcttacTGGCCGAAACCTTGGAAACAGTGATGGcgaacctgaacttaggcacagTCAACATTCACCTGTGGATAGATTCGACCATCGTcttagcatggattcgaaaacccccttgttcctggtcaacatttgtagctcacaagGTAACAAAAATCGTGGAAAAAGTTGGAACGAAAACTTGGcgtcatgtcgagtccgcatcaaatccagcggacttagcaaTCATAGGACTTCCAGCCACCGACCTAGTCGaaaactctttgtggtggcaggaaccttcttggctgcaagaaggcaaagcggaAGTGCCATCTCAAgacgaacaggagtaccacacaaacatcgaagaaaaacgattacAAATGCATGCAGCTATAAACagcaacaatagcgaggatattcttgatcggttttccgatctatcaaggggtaatctcctacattataagattctcgaatagaactcatccaaaaactaaaggatcctttaaagcagagtttcACCAAATCTCGCCCGACGAAATCAAAACTACGACAAGCCGtctcataaggatatcccaaacaAACCACTATGCCGAGGAAATGAACGTTCTGataactaggaaacccatcgcggccAAAAGCGAGATCCTCTCTCTAGATCCCTTTATCGACGAATATAACATCTTTCGGGTTCGTTTCAACGGTCGTCTCAACGAATCCAgtgacgttcccgtcgacgagcgtcacccgcctgccgactcacccgtatCCTCtgccagtttgtccacaccatttccatacatggcggaaaccaactaatgctgcggctcctatgTACGCAGTATTGAATACCTcaggtcaaaaacatgatccgatccatcattcacaactgcaaggcctgtacgctattccgcaaacgttcccctaCGCAAATCATGGGAATtttccctgcggaacgcactaccttttcTCGGTTGTTTACCAATACCGTGgtggattttgccggaccgtttgacatcaagtcctacagcggacgaggatgccgcatgtccaaagggtacgtctgcctattcgtctacTTTGCGTCTAAAGCgctccacttagaggcgactagcgacctcagtaccgccgcgtttctagcagcgtttagtcggttcgtccccagacgaggatgcccgaaaaacccgctcagagttcaaggcattcctcgttgatgcgcgcgacAAAACCCTCTCTAAATATTGCCACCAAACCctcacatggcatttcataccaaaagctgcccctcatatgggcgggctttgggaagcgggagtcaagagtttcaaaactcatttcaaaaggatcgcatcggatcataaatttactctctaggtgtttagcaccctcctgtgtaggtttgaatcctgtctcaactcccgacccctaagcccatcttcaaatgacccgtccaacctggagccacttacccccggacacttcctagtcggggtccatctactagcgccacccgagattgacgttaGCGATaatcgcgcatcactcgtcaaatgattggaaaaacttaaggcgctgcatcaaaccttctgcaaacgatggaaaacTGAGTATCTCACCGAGTTGCAGAaacgcgttaagtggaagcatccacaatcgaatctcaaaacagggggacttagtcgtaattaaagaggacaatctgcctcccaacgaatggagactaggtcggatagccaaccttcactctgtccccgataaccgagttcgagtcgtcgaactgaatacggcaaggggacaaaccaccagaccaatcacgaaattgatcctactaccaccctccagtgatggtgagggagacttgtaactccaaCCCGTTATAACAACCCGCCTAACATCGCCCTCGTCCCCCGACCGAGGCCAATAAATATTCCTAACGCAGAcccactatctgccacagaatatcAGCCTAGGCTGTACTACTAATATCATTCAATCTTAATGCGTTAAAGCCCAACAAACACTTCTTTaatgtttttggaaataacttcaAGTTTATAAAAGAAACGAAGTGAAAAcgttttcaatattaaaaataattttaatcttCTTCAATAATCATACATTTTTTAAGCTTCGAACCAACGTGTCATTTCGACTGTTTTACGTTTTCCTTCAAACGTTTTGTAAACGAAACAGCAGCGTTTATAAGCTTCATATCTATTTCCGcacattagagatatacgccgccgataaacgccgtcgCCGCCAATTTTAGTCGTTTTtctcacgccgccgccgaatgacaaaaatatcggcgcggcggcgccgTCCGGctcgttactatattttctactcgtttaagactgtttaggccatttattgttcatgtcgagaATTTGTCAgttatggtcgaaagtggtatcaacggatgcgcgtCACTGCCagctataagaaactaattgccaaatttaactatttctaactgttcaaaagttattttaaacaagtaaggaagtctaagtccgGGTGAAACCGaaacatacccagctgtacacttgaaatgttgttgttgtttgttttgtgtgcttaatagtgttacaaggctgcgcaataatacatatacatatggttctatactaaacaaattttcgtttaaaagaagcaaaaaagatacagaagctaacaccaatgaccttgagcgtgtaataatgcagttttccttcagatatgggaatttccctactgtttattgtgaaataaagatataacagaacaataaacataaacacacaagtgccattgtactaaaaagcgttattacaaaaaaagggcagAGTTATTAACGATATTTtcctatttttactagaaatagcttattccTGCATCTGcgcacttttacaaaaatttttatataaaagaaagcgatttaaccgatttagtccatttttactgaaaatatttcctgttaaaaggcatacatattcaccaaatttttttagacaagaaaggggcggtgccacacccatttcaaaaaattttagtgttttccaatttaatgttataattcaatttagaaaataaaattctattgatacaaagctcttttcgctaagatatagcttatggctttcgtctacgacccttttaaaaatcttttatataaaagtaggcgtggtccttaaccgatttcgttaatttttcttcaaagcattccttatagtaaaggcaacctctctgccgaactttgttacgataggtttaacgatttttgatttatgattaataatatttgtaaaattgattttatcacaaatgcgcggtgccacgctcattttaaaaaatttttcaaatttttatcaagagtctaaatatcagtgcacacgtcagatttcaacattctaggtgtattatttactaaataatcaggttttttgtgtttcccaaaatgttttatatataaaaagtgggcgtggttatcatccgattacgGCCATTTTCAATACCCATCTATTCTAggttcagataagctcgcgtaccaaatttggagaagttatctgaatatttactcaagttatcgtgttaacggacagacggacgaacggacatggctcaatcaaattttttttcgatactgacgattttgatacatggaagtctatatctatctcgatgcctttatacctgtacaaccaaccgttatccaatcaaagctataataccctgtgcacaagtacagctgggtataaaaacaggcgttttcgatgtcagcttaacacggattttgcatcacccaattcaccaagttattaaaacaaaatactaaaagaaaagttatataataaatttataatgttactttgcatatttttttcaaaaaattaataatgaacaatgaatccaaataaaataacccaaggcgagcatgttttcaaattgtccccaagttgttaaaaaaagcaaattacccaaaaaagtgcGCACGAGCACTCAAAGTGGTgtagcaaaagctttcccaagacgtagtcgacagtcgaactagtctgaaaactgaagctacgcgttCATCCATAAttagctcttatatcataaggccggaaaacagcagttaacatctttcaacattAAATCGGTCGACtatcattctaaaatatcgttttgaattAACGAAGACTATCGAAATCAAtgctgtgaacacaaacgtctgcaaactttggtctacattttaaaaattgtatccagggttcttgtaaaattttaattatgtagatgcgccgaagattatctgattttcacccattacgcaatgacatccacttaggctgcttatgatttcgagggcggcatctttggccgaatcctaacgtttcaaggtgtttctctggtgtagctcggcagcatagcgcgacaaaagcatagGTTGGAAAGTCTTCGATGCTACACCTAGAGGTTCTAGGAAagtaacgtcgacgaaggtatgacttcgaagtcgcagtcctatagcttctgtgctgcaTAGGGTGTAAGGGTCAAGAggagtggtagcgactggtggtcgggattgctactgttcgcacatcgggaattgtagctcttaaaaacagccgaaacaactggaggcgccctgtgccacgagagccatgagtattaatagactatTAAAAGCAactgtaagtcgcctttgtgcgtgatcgCCAAGGAGCcataaatgatttaaagaaattgtgttcgcgaccattattaggagttaaccacaggtgaaactacgctttgcacgagatatacagacaaaagtgtgactattttatgtatctctatttctttccagcagacgcagcagtaccaattccaaagacctctctggagtaagcgaggAGCtcctcctgaaaatttttgaacggtctgcgagatcttgaggtaaaaaccccggatctttccgaaatggccaacatgttgattttgttaaatacatacaaacaaaacttttcttaatattatttttttaaatagaaaaatcaagcttatagtaagaacaccggcgtacgccggcgcgctgcccacgccgccgccgccggtatataatagagcctacgccgccgccgccgataaagtgatcgacgTAAACTTCTACCgcacatatgtaaatacaaatatatatgactATCTACATATATGACTATGCGAACATATACGGCTTCACAGCCGGCAAATTTCAAGTAGACATCATACCCCAAAATTATTAAAACGTTCAGATTTAAAGGTATTTTCGGTTCAAAAGTTAATTTATTGTCGAAAAAGAAATGAATCTTAAATGTGATTATGCTTAAATAATCATTTCTGATTCATATCTTATACAAAATAAGATCATCAAAgagaagtaaaatttcaacaagtagaATGGCCATTATTCAGTCAACCAATATAAGGCGAAAAGAGTCAAAAGGCTGAAtgaaaaaatgattaaaattgttgatcacctaaagtaataatatttgaatcaaatatgattccaaaagatgattgaaaaactatactTAGGTTTTGATCATCAAAGTATTCATAAGGTTCATTGGTTATCTCTTTGTTCATTATTAATCAGAAAAAGTAACCAAATTGCATCGAGAGGTAGAGAAATTCATAAAGGTTTACTGATGGTTTGGTTGGCGTAAACGCGGATTGAAGAAAAAAAAGAGAGGGAACACCCACGGGTTTCAATCTAAAAATGTATTGCAGTTAAAACCCATACAATTATACAAGCCCTTTTTTGAAATCCTTTCATACAACCTAAGTACTCACTTCAaaactaaaaataatataaaatacaataaCAAACGTGCATATTAGCTCACCTCTTACCACATGGACCGTGCCAAGGTGCCATTATGGTGGGGGCTGTCATATTGCCCACTGGGATTGTATATGCCAGATATGAAACGGCAATGCTGGTATTGTCTTCACACATTAGGGCTGCATCTCTGTCAATGGCTATCTCGTGCCAACGTGCGGTGTATGTACTTCGCTACCTAAATTTTgggcaaaatacaatttttaagatTCCAGAATACAATGCTAATAAATTAAACAACTTATCTCTTACCTTCAGGAGCCCACTGGCTATTACGATGCTCATCCAAATATTGTAATATTGCTAGACGTGACTCGGTGGAGAATAAACAATCAGCTGCCAGACATTTGAATAGACAAAAATAGAAGACACCATTTGGATAATGGATGTTCTGTTTTCTTGTTTTTTAGTATCTTCAACAAGTTGCATGTTAATAGTTTGATTAAGCTTAGTGCAGGAAGAAGAGGCATCTTTATCAGCACGCTCTGTGTATTTGCGTATAGTTTCAACGGAGAgatgttttaattttaaaatcggTTCACGTATTAATTtcgtttgttgttgcttttgctgCATGTCGATATTTCCTTTAGATGCAGTTGGCGACGCGGCCGTGGATGAAGTGGCTGAACAAGTATGTGTTTTTGAAGACAACAACAACGACGATAATTCTGATGACGTCGAAGTGGATGAAGATGATGAAATTCTGCGCATGCGTTTAAAGTTACGGCTTTTGATTCAGCTTCACACAGCATTGTGGTGCTTGTTTTCGCATCTGTCACCGCAACATTTTGTCTTAAAACATCCAATATTTTATCACCGTAAGGTAATATAGTTTTTAAGATCATACCTTTTTAATCTGTTTGCGTACCAGCCTCCGTTGTGTTGTGCGCAGGTTCTGCATGTTCCTGTGATTTGGCTGTAGTACCATTTGGAGCAGTCGTTGTTTTGTTCAACGTTGCTTCGCTTTTAAATTAACTTATTTGAAATTAAGGTGATTTAGTTATCATTCACTACCTACTTACCATCATAAATTTATTCCAATTATTCGGGTGCTTGTATTCTGATAGAACTGGTAGATACAGCAACATACTTACGTATATGTTGAGCGCAGTAGATTCGAATCCAATTTCGAAGCCTTGATATTATTTCGTCATTGCGAGGGTTAACCGGATTTAAAACACGAATATAACAGGATGGTCGTACACCTTCCGGGTGCATATTATGAGCAGGTCCCTCTCGTACAATAGCCAAATCCATAGGATACACCAAAAATGTGTGTTCCGATAAATGGAAACGTGTAAATAAGAAAGTCGGAACCCCATGCAGCTGTCACAAGGTATTAATATGATTTCTATTAGGGGATAGCAAATCACATGGTGAACCTGCCAAATGTCCTTGAATTTCAGCAATGAGTCAACAGTGGAATGAAAATCACGACCCAACACGGCCACAATTTCTTTAAGTTTGGAATGATTTCCAGGCTTCTTGACAGTTTTAAGCGTTGATTGTAATATTCTGAAAACTGATTTTTGTAGTTTAAGTAAGACGCTTTCCATTAACCATTTATTGTTCTTGTAGGTATACATGAGCATGTGACCTGTTTGTACCAATGATTAACTGGAATTTTGGTATAAAATCATTTCTTTTCCAGGCTTAAGTTGTTTTTTATTGAGAGCATGGTTACATTGAAGGcaacataatttatttttatccATGCTCAATTTTCTAAAGATTAATCACAAAATCTTTTTATTATtccacaagaaaaaaatttatacacattCAGACTTTCATTTGTACATAATTCGGGTTACTGCCTTACGCGTGTATCTACCTTTTATGAGTGATTTATTGCAAATCTCGGGGACGTGCCTACAGCTTATACCAACACATTTCTCCTCTTAGTATAGTCTTACATAACTCATTATACATATAAAGTTGACGCATTATTTCAGAACCAATACAAAGTCTAATGGTCATAATTTCTTCTTCGAATCTATGATATTgcaattttttatgatttcgGCTCTAATGATGGTGGCATATTTCTTTCTAAAACGCCAACATTAAAATACAGATTTGCTCGCTGCGCTGGATCCGTTTGTGCTTCCGCGGCTAAACGTTCAGCCCGAAGTTCTTTTATAGATCTACTGTATGGTGTGTACTTGTCCGAGACTAAACTTTCCAAATTGTAACCGATGAAACCAACAACTGCAGCAACTGGCAATGTTATGTAAACAGCATTGCGGCGTAATATTTCCATAAGGATCGGccacatttttagttttttataatttcacagtatttttttgtttgttattgcgTTTCATACAAATACGAATCAAAATGCAATTTTCTTGCAGACGTGCAATGCTAGCAGCAATGTTTTGGGAGACGCTTGCATAGTGCAACTTGTTGAAACTCGGTGGGCTCCCGTATCGCCGGAAAATGCGAACAAAGACATTGTTGGGGAAACGCGAAAATTAAAGGCATAACGACATAGCCGACTATAGGCACAGCGGCTCCAATTAAAGCTGGTACTACTTTCATAATATCTCGAGGCATTTGCACATAGAGTTCATGTCATGATGTATTGACTTTCGCTGTGTGCGGACGTGTTTCCGCAGTGTCGTGGGGTGCGCGCTTTGTTAATATGTTTTATTTGAACACTATAGCCAATACGTTCTTTTCTATACGTAAATAATTTTTGTCCAACTTGCAAAGGCAAAGTCGATAGAGTGGATGTGACTAAAGTCGCGTGTGCGGATTGTGGAAATTTTTATCATGCCTCTTGCGCCAAAATTACTGCTGCTGATTTGGACTATATGAAGTGCAACAACATTAAGCATCGATGTGAATCATGCTCAGTTTTGCGCAGAAAGTCCATACATCAACAGCCATTGTCAGCTTCTTTATCTGTTGCTGCCATGGATGCATCTGCTCCGACCGGAATGAAGACTGCCTCACAAACATCAAACAAATTAATGTCATCGGCGCCTTCTAAACAAAAGCAGAACATGCAAATcgtacaaaaataacaaacgcAAAAGATATGTGGAAATAGCAGCGCAAATACTCCCAAAACttctaacaacaacaataacaacaccaaCGCAAGTGGTTCCCTCCTCCCTCAGCAAGTGCAAGTGCATAATAATAATGATACCGGCACGAAAGAAATAACTTTGCAGTTGTTGTACGACGAGATCATTAGTTTAAAGAAACAAAATACTGATTTTCTCATCATTGTGAAGGAGCTCAAAGAGGAAAACTCTAAACTGTGTGATAAAGTATGCAAGCTTGAAAGTGCATGGAACTGGAGAGAGCAACAACTACTAAGCAGCGCTTTCGACATTGTTGGTTGTTGGTGTGCCGCAGTTAGCAAGTGAGAATGTCAGTGaatgcacaaaaaatattttaagctcTGCGTGGGTATAACTGTGACGACAGAAGATTTAAGCAGATGTTATGTTAAAAAACTAAAGCAGAGAAATGAATCTTCTCATTTGGGTAATGTGCTGCGTGCTCACTTTGCTTCTATTGAGATGAAGAGAAAAGTGATGTCAAGTAAACGAAAGGCAAAGTGAAAATTAACCACTGAGCTTTTTGGTGCTGTAAACAAACACAATATTTACATAATAGATAGTCTCACTAACTTCAATAGAGCTTTGTTTAcagcggcaaaaaaaaaaaaacaaaaaagcaaaaagtTATAAGTATCTATAGTTGAAAAACGGaaaaatcataataaaaaaagTTGATAATGGCGAGGCTGTTGCTTTAAGAACTTTTGACGATTTGTCAAAAGCAACTTAAATTCACATAATTATGTATCATCAAAATTAATGGTATTTTTAAATTTCCTAAATAATGACAGCCATGCCATAAACACGCCTATTAATGATTTAAATTTATTGGGTAGTACTAGTGACAATTTTGTTGTTATTCACCAAAATATACGcagtcttcggcaaaattttgatcTTTTGGTCTGTCATTTTGAATTGTGTAAATACAAAccagatttaatttttgtttctgaaataTGGATATACTCTCATGAAATACGAGAATTTACCATACCTGGCTACACTTTTTTTGTTAACTCTAATGACCAATATTCTGtaggtggtgttggagtttttgttcgAAATATTTATGAGTGTGAATATGTTGAGTATAACATTACAAGCGCAGATATTTTAAAGATCTTATTAATCATATCTGACAAAGTTTTTAATTTCATGTGTGTCTATAGATTACATTCGGTTTCTGCACAGACATTTTTGGAAGAGTTTTCAACTCTTCTTTGTAGCGAGAATTCAGGCAATTTCATTattttaggtgactttaatttGGATATCCTCAGACTGAGTGATACAACTGATAACTACCTAACGCTTATGGATAATCATGGTTTAACATCATTCTTAAATGTATCTACTCGTAGTGTTTCTGGAAGCTGCATCGACCATGTTTTTGGTCACAGCACCTGTAGcacttttaataatatttccggCATAAACCTTGATTTCAAAATTACAGATCATACCATGACTGGTATAGTAATAAACATTGCATGCAAAAAAGCGTAAATAGAAGTAATGCGAGTTCAAAATTTACCAAGATTAATTTCGGTTTGCTTAATCAAAGCCTACGGTTTGAGTCCTGGGGCAAAGTTTTTGCTGAGGACGACGTATACAATGCAtaccacatttttatactcagttgagcagagctcacagagtatattaactttgattggataacggttggttgtacaggtataaaggaatcgagatagatatagacttccatatatcaaaatcatcagtatcgaaaaacatttgattgagccatgtccgtccgtccgtccgttaacacgataacttgagtaaattttgaggtatcttgatgaaatttggtatgtaggttcctgagcactcatcacagatctctatttaaaatgaacgatatcggactgtaaccacgcccacttttatgatatcgaaattttcgaaaaatcgaaaaagtgcgataattgattaccaaagacggataaagcgatgaaacttggtaggtgagttgaacttatgatgcagaatagaaaatttgtaaaattgtggacaatgggcgtggcaccgcccacttttaaaagaaggtaatttagaagttttgcaagctgtaatttgccagtcgttaaagatatcatgatgaaatttggcaccaaCGTTACTGccatttctatatgtatgcttaataaaaattagccaaatcggagaacgaccacgcacactttaaaaaaaaaattttaagtcaaatttaaaaaaaaaagttaatatctttacagtatataagtaaattatgtcaacattcaactccagtaatgatatggtgcaaaaaaatacaaaaattaaagaaattttcaaaatgggcgttgctccgcccttttttatttaatttgtctaggatacttttaatgccataagtcgaacaaaaaattac
The DNA window shown above is from Eurosta solidaginis isolate ZX-2024a chromosome 2, ASM4086904v1, whole genome shotgun sequence and carries:
- the LOC137240305 gene encoding small integral membrane protein 12-like, with the translated sequence MWPILMEILRRNAVYITLPVAAVVGFIGYNLESLVSDKYTPYSRSIKELRAERLAAEAQTDPAQRANLYFNVGVLERNMPPSLEPKS